One segment of Oscillospiraceae bacterium MB08-C2-2 DNA contains the following:
- a CDS encoding PTS sugar transporter subunit IIC, which yields MVVNALLVALVTTCSTWWFSHAITRTWLYPLWSGFLVGIMMGKPMEGMMIAAAINLPYVGFITAGGSMPGNPMFAGPVGTALALVSGLDIHTATTAGVILGSVAILTWNAYMTINSLWVHLADKYAAQGDLKMIRILNYVPSFFLSLIFNGLPAFFIVLYGSSFGAWLQQFPTFIIDAFGVVGALMPALGIGMLLNYLGKKKLIPFFFAGFFLTVYFGLDTMAIAVIAAIIGCVLYLFNDAKQKEVA from the coding sequence TTGGTAGTAAACGCATTACTCGTTGCATTGGTTACAACCTGCAGCACCTGGTGGTTCAGCCATGCTATCACCAGAACCTGGCTGTATCCTCTTTGGTCGGGCTTTTTGGTTGGCATCATGATGGGCAAACCTATGGAGGGCATGATGATTGCGGCGGCCATCAACCTGCCTTATGTGGGATTCATTACAGCCGGCGGCTCCATGCCCGGAAACCCCATGTTTGCCGGCCCGGTGGGAACCGCTCTGGCGCTGGTTTCCGGGCTGGATATCCACACAGCCACCACAGCCGGTGTGATTTTGGGCTCTGTGGCGATCCTGACTTGGAACGCCTACATGACCATCAATTCCCTGTGGGTTCACCTTGCCGATAAATACGCCGCACAGGGTGACCTGAAAATGATCCGCATCCTCAACTATGTGCCCTCTTTTTTCCTTTCCCTGATTTTTAATGGTCTGCCTGCCTTCTTTATTGTTCTTTACGGTTCCAGCTTTGGTGCGTGGCTCCAGCAGTTCCCCACCTTTATTATTGATGCTTTTGGGGTGGTGGGTGCTCTGATGCCTGCCCTTGGTATTGGCATGCTGCTCAATTACTTAGGCAAAAAGAAGCTGATCCCCTTCTTCTTTGCAGGCTTCTTCCTTACTGTTTATTTTGGCTTGGATACCATGGCTATCGCTGTGATTGCAGCCATCATCGGCTGTGTTCTCTACCTGTTTAACGATGCCAAGCAGAAGGAGGTTGCATAA
- a CDS encoding sigma 54-interacting transcriptional regulator — protein sequence MTRKQMIYEFLRKMKSQHGNDAAYSTQQIAGTVGVARSNVSSDLNKLFAEGMVDKLPGWPVKYRASAAVLTPMPPKMVGSPAGESADSVFAGYIGYNGSMSMEIEKAKAGVLYPLGGLPILIEGKTGTGKTTFAKVMYDYAKRARRIRSDAKFISFNCADYASNPQLIMAQLFGCAKGAYTGAEEERVGLVEQADQGVLFLDEVHRLPETAQEMLFYLMDFGQFHRLGEPDITRNSTPIIMLATTEDKNSALLSTFNRRIPITVTLPELSQRSLLERLSLIKRLFSSEARKLGFDLRVDSLAIKALLAYDCPGNVGQLENDVRTACAKGYVACLMEKREAVSVGILDLPLHVKDGIRSIRHVYSDINLICSGDLEFAPIGELVQEITPEPDKWDIYDLLEHRHKEYSESAIDGEYLQLAMMLDIESYFNNLLGSYRLEQPSSSVMDCMDKRAEVIASQAQKLIEEELNHKFSQNDRTVLALHLNIAIRRIQEGKNIICPILSAIRHEYAGVFALAEHIVALMQKETRLSVPCDEAGFIANLLIKMFARTEGRERCGVIVVCQGIASAKTMAKVANGIVNKEFVHWLDTADLSGESHSKMVAWAAQHLHGISQYPSGLVVMFESERFSHIGLAIQELSSSPIYKVFNISTAMVVEASLLAVEHNATAQQIYYHLKKFEQGFNELFELESKKLASSAQKKVIITACISGCGAAARLKRMIESQFAFPDDIEIITIDIPSIESLKNRLAQIGAVREVICVIGMDVGLEATFPFISAEDIVIGNGIRQLSHILSNYQVYEKVPVFQADCGNQIENVFVSGKYLSNYLFYLDGEKLAPFLLDCTQKLESSRGEMQPGKRMMLFIHICSMIERLLFEKEEQLPAQHAAEDLIAAFEAIEQTYHITIPDEEFEMVEQIFALVLNK from the coding sequence ATGACCAGAAAACAAATGATTTATGAGTTTTTGCGTAAAATGAAAAGCCAGCACGGAAACGATGCCGCCTACAGCACCCAGCAGATTGCAGGCACGGTGGGGGTGGCCCGTTCTAATGTCAGCTCTGATTTAAACAAGCTGTTTGCCGAGGGGATGGTGGATAAGCTGCCCGGTTGGCCGGTGAAATACCGGGCCAGTGCCGCTGTGCTTACCCCTATGCCGCCAAAAATGGTTGGCTCCCCTGCCGGGGAAAGTGCTGACAGTGTCTTTGCAGGCTACATAGGCTACAACGGCAGTATGAGTATGGAAATTGAAAAAGCCAAGGCCGGTGTGCTTTATCCCCTCGGGGGCCTGCCTATCCTGATTGAAGGCAAAACCGGCACAGGTAAAACCACATTTGCCAAGGTAATGTATGATTATGCCAAGCGTGCCAGACGAATCCGCTCTGATGCCAAGTTCATTTCCTTCAACTGCGCCGATTACGCCAGCAACCCCCAGCTGATTATGGCACAGCTTTTTGGCTGTGCCAAAGGTGCTTATACCGGTGCGGAGGAAGAGCGAGTGGGACTTGTGGAGCAGGCGGATCAGGGTGTTCTGTTTTTGGATGAGGTTCACCGACTGCCGGAAACCGCACAGGAAATGCTCTTTTATCTGATGGATTTCGGGCAGTTTCACCGCCTTGGTGAGCCGGATATCACCAGAAATTCCACCCCCATTATCATGCTGGCTACCACCGAGGATAAAAACTCTGCCCTGCTCTCCACCTTTAACCGGCGTATTCCCATTACTGTCACACTGCCGGAGCTGAGCCAGCGCAGCCTTTTGGAACGGCTGAGCCTTATCAAGCGGCTTTTTTCTTCCGAAGCCCGCAAGCTGGGCTTTGACCTGCGAGTTGATTCGCTGGCTATTAAAGCGCTTTTAGCTTATGACTGCCCCGGCAATGTGGGTCAGCTGGAAAACGATGTTCGCACTGCCTGCGCCAAGGGGTATGTGGCCTGTCTGATGGAAAAGCGTGAAGCTGTTTCGGTGGGCATTCTCGATCTACCCCTGCATGTGAAGGACGGCATCCGCAGCATCCGCCATGTTTATTCCGATATCAACCTGATCTGCTCCGGCGATCTGGAATTTGCCCCGATTGGTGAGCTGGTGCAGGAGATTACTCCAGAACCTGACAAGTGGGATATCTATGATCTTTTGGAGCATCGCCACAAGGAATATTCCGAAAGTGCCATTGATGGGGAATATCTCCAGCTGGCTATGATGCTGGATATTGAAAGCTATTTTAACAACCTGCTGGGCAGTTACCGGCTGGAACAACCGAGCAGCAGTGTGATGGACTGCATGGACAAAAGAGCCGAGGTCATCGCCAGTCAAGCCCAAAAACTAATTGAGGAGGAGCTGAATCACAAGTTCAGCCAAAATGACCGCACTGTGCTGGCTCTGCATCTAAACATTGCCATTCGCCGCATACAAGAGGGAAAGAATATCATTTGCCCTATACTTTCGGCCATCCGCCATGAATACGCTGGTGTTTTTGCGCTGGCTGAGCACATTGTAGCGCTGATGCAGAAGGAAACCCGCCTCTCGGTGCCCTGTGATGAAGCCGGATTTATTGCCAATCTGCTGATTAAAATGTTCGCCCGCACAGAAGGGCGGGAACGCTGCGGGGTGATTGTGGTCTGCCAAGGCATAGCCAGCGCCAAAACCATGGCCAAGGTTGCCAATGGAATTGTAAACAAGGAGTTTGTCCACTGGCTGGATACGGCCGATCTTTCCGGCGAGAGCCATTCGAAAATGGTTGCGTGGGCCGCCCAGCACCTGCACGGCATCAGCCAATACCCCAGTGGTCTGGTGGTGATGTTTGAATCCGAGCGGTTCAGCCACATCGGACTTGCCATTCAGGAGCTTTCCAGCAGCCCCATATATAAGGTGTTCAACATCAGCACCGCTATGGTGGTGGAAGCCTCCTTACTGGCTGTGGAGCACAACGCCACCGCCCAGCAGATTTATTATCACCTGAAAAAATTCGAACAGGGCTTCAACGAGCTTTTTGAGCTGGAATCCAAGAAGCTGGCCAGCAGCGCTCAAAAAAAAGTGATCATCACAGCCTGCATTTCCGGGTGTGGGGCCGCCGCCCGGCTAAAACGTATGATCGAAAGCCAGTTTGCCTTCCCCGATGATATCGAAATTATCACCATCGATATCCCTTCCATTGAATCTCTTAAAAACCGTTTGGCACAAATTGGCGCTGTGCGGGAGGTGATTTGTGTCATCGGCATGGATGTGGGGCTGGAGGCCACCTTCCCCTTTATCTCCGCAGAGGATATTGTGATTGGCAACGGAATCCGCCAGCTCTCCCACATTCTCAGCAACTATCAGGTGTATGAAAAAGTCCCTGTTTTTCAGGCTGACTGTGGCAATCAAATCGAAAATGTGTTTGTATCGGGCAAATATCTGAGCAACTACCTTTTCTATCTGGATGGTGAAAAGCTGGCACCTTTTCTGCTGGACTGCACCCAGAAGCTTGAATCCAGTCGTGGAGAGATGCAACCGGGCAAGCGTATGATGCTTTTTATCCACATTTGCTCTATGATCGAGAGGCTGCTTTTTGAAAAGGAGGAGCAGCTCCCCGCCCAGCACGCAGCCGAGGATTTAATTGCCGCCTTTGAGGCCATTGAACAGACCTACCACATCACCATCCCGGACGAAGAGTTTGAAATGGTGGAGCAAATTTTTGCTCTGGTGCTCAACAAATAA
- a CDS encoding PTS sugar transporter subunit IIA has translation MIGILVVSHGALAKELVASAQMLMGEGLQLGYEGIMPEDSSECFYQRVNQLADQVDTGTGVLVLADLYGGTPCNTVALLSRQRSIRVVTGVNLPMVMAAISERTEETTLDELAELLAATGTEGIARFSI, from the coding sequence ATGATTGGAATACTCGTAGTCAGTCACGGTGCTTTGGCAAAGGAGCTGGTTGCCAGTGCACAAATGCTCATGGGGGAGGGCCTCCAGCTGGGGTATGAAGGCATTATGCCGGAAGATTCCTCCGAGTGCTTTTACCAAAGAGTGAATCAGCTGGCCGATCAGGTGGATACTGGAACAGGGGTTCTAGTCTTGGCTGATCTCTATGGGGGAACCCCCTGCAATACCGTAGCCCTCCTTTCCCGCCAGCGGAGTATACGGGTTGTTACCGGTGTCAACCTCCCCATGGTGATGGCCGCTATCTCGGAGCGCACCGAAGAAACCACTCTTGATGAATTGGCGGAGCTGCTGGCCGCTACCGGAACCGAAGGCATTGCCCGTTTCTCAATATGA
- a CDS encoding recombinase family protein has product MARTKNRGFEEKISASQIVRWKLGEYIRLSKEDINRGKDKDDSNSVTNQKALLDDYYQQHIAEFESVEPPYVDDGYTGTDTNRDSFQKLLSDIYAKKVNCVIVKDLSRLSRNYTDAGSLIENLFVQMNVRFISLAEGIDSYLNPDSISNLIVPITNVINDNFCYQTSKKIRQVFDMKRRNGEFIGGFAAYGYMKNPKDKNALIVDEEASEVVKNIYECFLDGMSKNAIVRNLNDRGILCPSEYKKSKGLNYQNPSGSERPLWSAKTISDILKNRLYIGDMVQGRQRVKSYKIHTQEQVPENEWYIVENTHEPIIERPIFEKVQELLKRDTRTAPQKKKLYLFSGFLRCADCGKAMSRSQVKGTVYYFCRTYKDQSKMACTKHSIKHNRLEAAVLYAIQQQVYLAVHYANTLEYISTVPLQISQSIRIEALIEAKEKERSKIMRYKQSIYQDWKDGEITHSDYRHMSEDYERQIAALGEVLKNLHAEREELQNGITAESPCLVVFKKFETIDKLTREVLVELVDHIKVHENGNISVKFKVADQLRRVMEYIEINTQEQAV; this is encoded by the coding sequence ATGGCACGCACAAAAAACAGGGGCTTTGAGGAAAAAATATCCGCTTCTCAAATTGTCCGCTGGAAACTTGGTGAATATATCCGTTTATCCAAAGAGGACATAAACCGTGGCAAAGATAAGGACGACAGCAACAGCGTTACCAACCAAAAGGCTTTACTTGATGATTATTACCAACAGCACATAGCCGAGTTTGAAAGCGTTGAACCGCCTTATGTGGACGATGGGTACACCGGGACAGATACCAACCGGGACAGCTTTCAAAAACTGCTCTCCGACATATACGCCAAAAAGGTGAACTGTGTTATCGTCAAAGACCTTTCCCGCCTATCCCGTAACTACACGGACGCAGGGAGCTTGATTGAAAATTTGTTTGTGCAGATGAATGTACGGTTTATCAGCTTGGCAGAGGGCATTGACAGTTACTTGAACCCGGATAGCATTTCCAACCTCATTGTGCCGATTACCAATGTTATCAACGACAATTTCTGCTATCAGACTTCAAAGAAGATACGACAGGTATTTGATATGAAGCGGCGTAATGGTGAGTTTATCGGCGGGTTTGCCGCCTATGGCTACATGAAAAACCCAAAGGACAAAAACGCTCTAATCGTTGATGAAGAAGCCTCCGAGGTTGTAAAAAACATTTACGAATGTTTTTTGGACGGTATGAGCAAAAACGCCATAGTACGAAATCTCAATGATCGTGGCATTTTGTGTCCGTCCGAATACAAGAAAAGCAAGGGCTTAAACTACCAAAATCCGAGCGGTTCAGAAAGACCGTTATGGAGCGCAAAGACGATAAGCGACATTTTGAAAAACCGCCTTTATATCGGAGATATGGTGCAGGGCCGCCAGCGTGTGAAAAGCTATAAGATACACACGCAGGAACAGGTTCCCGAAAACGAGTGGTATATCGTGGAAAATACCCATGAGCCAATCATAGAACGGCCTATCTTTGAGAAAGTGCAGGAGTTGCTAAAGCGTGACACCCGCACTGCTCCGCAGAAAAAGAAGCTCTATCTGTTCAGTGGTTTTCTCCGTTGCGCTGATTGCGGCAAGGCAATGAGCCGCAGTCAAGTAAAAGGAACTGTGTACTACTTCTGCCGAACCTATAAAGACCAGTCAAAAATGGCTTGCACCAAACATTCCATCAAGCATAATCGGCTGGAAGCGGCTGTACTGTATGCCATTCAACAACAGGTATATCTTGCGGTACACTACGCAAACACTCTGGAATACATCAGCACCGTACCGCTTCAAATAAGCCAGTCCATTCGGATTGAAGCCTTGATAGAAGCAAAAGAAAAGGAACGCTCCAAAATCATGCGTTACAAGCAATCTATTTATCAGGATTGGAAAGACGGAGAAATCACCCATAGCGACTACCGCCACATGAGCGAAGATTACGAGCGGCAAATAGCCGCTTTAGGCGAAGTTTTGAAAAACCTCCATGCAGAGCGTGAGGAATTGCAAAACGGTATTACCGCCGAAAGCCCTTGCTTGGTGGTTTTCAAGAAGTTTGAGACTATTGACAAACTGACAAGAGAAGTTTTGGTTGAGCTTGTAGACCATATCAAGGTACATGAGAATGGCAACATCAGTGTAAAGTTTAAGGTTGCCGACCAGCTACGCCGAGTAATGGAATACATTGAAATCAACACCCAAGAACAAGCGGTTTAA
- a CDS encoding galactitol-1-phosphate 5-dehydrogenase, with amino-acid sequence MKAARLHAIGDFRTGSVPTPAPAGEQLLLKVGACGICGSDIPRIFELGTSKQKYPLALGHEFGGEIVGLGEKADPALLGKRGAIFPCIPCRRCAPCLAGDYAMCLDYDYLGSRSDGGFADYCLIPSAWHFVPSHNPDTTDEALSMVEPCTVAQHAIRKAGVSAGYSVLIFGAGPIGIMAARWAKLFGAGTVALVDVAEEKASFARERGQVCINAMTEDVNSAFRALNNGKPADVVIEGTGTAAALNQAIECVRTFGTIAMLGNPHKDTTLHLGSHSNILRKEIHLVGVWNSHYFDLPINEWHFTVRMLDEQKMQVEDLITHRSSLDDLPSLCEDIYNKKVNICKAIYSAEENQ; translated from the coding sequence ATGAAAGCAGCCCGTTTACACGCCATCGGCGATTTTCGCACAGGTTCTGTCCCAACTCCTGCACCCGCAGGGGAGCAGCTTTTGCTCAAAGTGGGGGCCTGCGGCATCTGTGGCTCGGATATCCCCCGCATTTTTGAGCTGGGCACCAGCAAACAGAAGTATCCTCTGGCCTTAGGCCATGAATTTGGCGGGGAGATTGTTGGGCTCGGCGAAAAGGCAGACCCCGCCCTTTTGGGCAAAAGAGGGGCTATATTCCCCTGCATTCCCTGCCGCCGGTGTGCCCCCTGCCTTGCCGGGGATTATGCCATGTGCTTGGATTATGATTACCTCGGTTCCCGCAGTGACGGCGGCTTTGCTGATTACTGCTTGATTCCCTCGGCATGGCATTTTGTTCCTTCTCATAATCCCGATACCACGGATGAGGCACTTTCCATGGTGGAACCCTGCACCGTAGCACAGCACGCTATCCGCAAGGCTGGGGTATCTGCGGGCTATTCGGTGCTGATTTTTGGTGCCGGGCCAATCGGTATCATGGCCGCCCGCTGGGCAAAGCTTTTTGGAGCAGGCACTGTGGCGCTGGTGGATGTGGCGGAGGAAAAAGCCTCCTTTGCCCGGGAGAGGGGGCAAGTCTGCATCAATGCCATGACAGAGGATGTAAACAGCGCCTTTCGAGCCTTGAACAACGGCAAGCCTGCGGATGTGGTCATAGAGGGCACCGGCACAGCCGCCGCACTGAATCAGGCCATCGAATGTGTGCGCACCTTCGGAACCATTGCCATGCTGGGCAACCCCCACAAGGATACCACTCTGCACCTTGGCTCCCACAGCAATATCCTGCGCAAAGAAATTCATCTGGTGGGGGTGTGGAATTCTCACTATTTCGATTTGCCCATCAATGAATGGCACTTTACTGTTCGCATGCTGGATGAGCAGAAGATGCAGGTGGAGGATTTAATTACCCACCGAAGTAGTCTGGATGATCTGCCTTCTCTCTGCGAGGATATCTACAACAAAAAGGTGAACATCTGCAAGGCAATCTACAGTGCGGAGGAAAACCAATGA
- a CDS encoding PTS sugar transporter subunit IIB encodes MADKNLVFTRIDDRLIHGQVCAAWLRAYSNVEHIMVIDDKVSQDAFMQQMFQMLVPTGITIEIIDIATAEGLLKAGLKKPTMVIVKVPDTLKQLMDDGVEIPKVNIGGMGMSAGRKKFFQNISTTPAENDIFREMVSKGVVVEIQIIPAAKTVNVANLLK; translated from the coding sequence ATGGCAGATAAGAATCTGGTTTTTACCCGCATCGATGATCGGCTGATCCACGGGCAGGTCTGCGCCGCTTGGCTGCGTGCCTATTCCAATGTTGAACACATTATGGTGATCGACGATAAGGTCTCACAGGATGCCTTTATGCAGCAGATGTTCCAGATGCTGGTTCCCACTGGAATCACCATTGAAATTATTGATATTGCCACTGCTGAGGGGCTTCTCAAGGCCGGCCTGAAAAAGCCTACTATGGTTATTGTTAAGGTGCCGGATACCTTAAAACAGCTGATGGATGACGGGGTGGAAATCCCCAAGGTCAACATTGGCGGTATGGGCATGAGTGCAGGGCGCAAAAAGTTTTTCCAAAACATTTCCACCACCCCGGCCGAAAATGATATTTTCCGTGAAATGGTGAGCAAGGGTGTTGTGGTGGAAATCCAGATTATTCCCGCCGCCAAAACCGTTAACGTGGCCAATCTGCTCAAGTAA
- a CDS encoding sugar isomerase, translated as MSLHEQVRIITDELTRAMAEIDELQCEALVEQILGARRVLVTGVGRVLISLKAWVKRLLQLGIDINFVGSETEGPIFAGDLLLVASSSGESAIPKAIAAIAKEKGTHVAYIGCTRGSTIEKLAHSRLLLVGRTKFARPGEFASVQPMSTLFEQQLYLLGDVLALMIMERKGLSEADVKNTHANLE; from the coding sequence ATGAGCCTGCACGAGCAAGTCCGCATTATAACCGATGAGCTGACGAGGGCTATGGCAGAGATTGATGAGCTCCAATGTGAAGCATTGGTGGAGCAGATTCTCGGAGCACGCCGGGTATTGGTTACGGGGGTAGGGCGGGTGCTGATTTCCCTTAAGGCATGGGTTAAAAGGCTTCTCCAGCTGGGCATTGACATTAACTTTGTGGGCAGTGAAACCGAAGGCCCCATTTTTGCGGGCGACTTGCTGCTGGTGGCTTCCTCCTCGGGGGAAAGTGCCATTCCCAAGGCCATTGCCGCCATTGCCAAAGAAAAAGGCACCCATGTGGCTTACATAGGCTGTACTCGTGGCAGCACCATTGAAAAGCTGGCTCACAGCCGCCTGCTGCTGGTGGGCCGAACCAAGTTTGCTCGGCCCGGGGAATTTGCTTCGGTTCAACCCATGTCCACCTTGTTTGAACAGCAGCTTTATCTGCTGGGGGATGTTCTCGCTCTTATGATTATGGAGCGCAAGGGCCTGAGCGAAGCCGATGTAAAGAACACCCACGCCAACTTGGAATAA
- a CDS encoding ribulose-phosphate 3-epimerase: MERKIMISPSIMCCRFWELEGFIRSFEQCGVDTIHFDVMDGHYVSNVMLGTAFYKQLKEFTSIPVDLHFMCENPETFIDYFMPEPGDWVSFHPETCRQPYRLLQDLRKRGLRPGLVLNPGTPLSYLEENKSLIDFAMLMTVNPGFAGQTTVPDALSKMSRIKKLLEDYRLDADLVVDGNTTFENAKKMKETGANVFVVGTSSILKDIDAFPDQFAAYTAHLAE, encoded by the coding sequence ATGGAAAGGAAAATCATGATCTCCCCCTCGATTATGTGCTGCCGGTTCTGGGAGCTGGAGGGGTTTATCCGCAGCTTTGAGCAGTGCGGCGTTGATACCATCCACTTTGATGTGATGGATGGGCACTATGTGAGCAACGTTATGCTGGGCACCGCCTTTTATAAGCAATTAAAGGAATTCACCAGCATTCCGGTGGATTTGCATTTTATGTGTGAGAATCCCGAAACCTTTATCGATTACTTTATGCCAGAGCCGGGGGATTGGGTGAGCTTTCACCCCGAAACCTGCCGCCAGCCCTATCGTCTGCTGCAAGACCTGCGCAAGCGGGGTTTGCGTCCCGGTCTGGTACTTAACCCCGGAACCCCTCTCAGCTATCTGGAAGAAAACAAATCCCTTATCGATTTTGCCATGCTGATGACGGTAAATCCCGGCTTTGCGGGACAAACCACGGTTCCCGATGCCCTGAGCAAAATGAGCCGAATCAAAAAGCTTTTGGAGGATTACCGGCTGGATGCCGATCTTGTGGTGGATGGCAACACCACTTTTGAAAACGCAAAAAAAATGAAAGAAACCGGTGCCAACGTTTTTGTTGTGGGGACCTCTTCCATTTTAAAAGATATCGATGCATTCCCGGATCAGTTTGCGGCCTATACAGCGCATTTGGCAGAATAG
- a CDS encoding PTS system mannose/fructose/sorbose family transporter subunit IID translates to MAEKTLRKSDLVKHWLLGYSSETSYNYERLQALGNANSIQPIIKRLYSKEQYPEEISKYLVFFNTEPSFMGTVIHGITAAMEEKRANGEDISAEDINSVRLALMGPLAGMGDVVSQSIVYPVLAGICIQLALAGNYFGPLLFEFGYKIIMLTMGYNMYMLGYRKGRDAILDFLQGGILNRLIEVFSIIGLMVVGNMAVSRVAVRVPLEWVFTNELGQVNFAFQTGVLDALLPGLLPLAITMGVWTMLRKRVKPLTIVAILFAAGIVLSLLGLLAAA, encoded by the coding sequence ATGGCTGAAAAAACACTGAGAAAATCTGATCTTGTCAAGCACTGGCTCCTTGGCTATTCCAGCGAAACCTCCTACAACTACGAGCGTTTGCAGGCACTGGGCAATGCCAACTCCATCCAGCCCATTATCAAGCGCCTTTACAGCAAAGAACAGTATCCGGAGGAAATCTCCAAGTATCTGGTGTTCTTTAACACAGAGCCTTCCTTTATGGGAACTGTCATCCACGGCATTACCGCCGCTATGGAAGAAAAACGTGCCAATGGCGAGGATATCTCCGCCGAGGATATCAACTCGGTGCGTCTGGCGCTGATGGGCCCTCTTGCCGGTATGGGCGATGTGGTTTCCCAATCCATTGTATACCCCGTGCTGGCCGGTATCTGCATCCAGCTGGCTTTGGCTGGCAACTATTTCGGGCCGCTGCTTTTTGAGTTTGGCTATAAAATCATCATGCTCACCATGGGCTACAACATGTATATGCTGGGCTACCGCAAGGGCCGTGACGCCATTTTGGACTTTTTGCAGGGTGGCATTCTCAACCGCCTTATCGAAGTGTTCAGCATCATCGGTCTGATGGTTGTAGGCAATATGGCGGTGAGCCGTGTGGCTGTTCGGGTGCCGCTGGAATGGGTCTTTACCAATGAGCTGGGGCAGGTTAACTTCGCTTTCCAGACTGGTGTTCTGGATGCACTGCTGCCCGGTCTGCTGCCGCTGGCCATTACCATGGGTGTGTGGACTATGCTGAGAAAACGTGTGAAGCCCCTCACCATTGTAGCCATTCTGTTTGCCGCCGGTATTGTGCTTTCACTGCTTGGTTTGCTTGCTGCCGCATGA
- the deoC gene encoding deoxyribose-phosphate aldolase, which yields MRKPEYAQTIDHTVLKATTTRETISQFCREAIEYGFASVCVNPSHVAFAAENLAGSGVKTCCVIGFPLGATTTLVKTVETAEAVKNGAHELDMVINIGALKEGREDFVYGDILAVVQAAHPHALVKVIIESSDLTEEEIVTACLLAKRAGADFVKTSSGFGNGGATVEAVRLMKQTVGESMQVKASTGINNREICEAMLESGAVRMGTSKGMLIVDGEPTLE from the coding sequence ATGCGAAAGCCCGAATATGCCCAAACCATAGATCACACGGTTTTAAAGGCAACCACCACTCGGGAAACCATCAGCCAATTTTGCCGTGAGGCGATTGAATACGGCTTTGCCAGTGTATGTGTCAATCCCTCTCATGTGGCTTTTGCCGCCGAAAATTTGGCGGGAAGCGGTGTGAAAACCTGCTGTGTTATCGGCTTTCCCCTTGGTGCCACCACCACATTGGTGAAAACGGTGGAAACAGCTGAGGCTGTGAAAAACGGAGCCCATGAGTTGGATATGGTTATCAACATCGGCGCTCTCAAGGAGGGCCGGGAGGATTTCGTTTATGGGGATATTCTGGCGGTGGTGCAGGCCGCACATCCCCATGCTTTAGTAAAGGTGATCATTGAATCCAGCGACCTGACCGAAGAAGAAATTGTCACCGCTTGCCTGCTGGCCAAAAGGGCGGGAGCAGATTTTGTCAAAACCTCCAGCGGCTTTGGGAACGGCGGTGCCACCGTTGAGGCTGTCCGCTTAATGAAACAAACAGTGGGGGAGAGCATGCAGGTGAAAGCCTCCACCGGGATCAACAACCGGGAAATCTGCGAAGCCATGCTTGAGTCGGGGGCTGTGCGAATGGGAACCAGCAAGGGGATGCTGATTGTGGATGGAGAGCCAACCTTGGAATAA
- a CDS encoding SDR family NAD(P)-dependent oxidoreductase has protein sequence MGISSDRIEGKVCVVTGAAKSIGLGIAQKYAQAGAKTILLDIDPAVEKSARELAEQGFFAKGIVCDITDRIAVLALFEELASLYGPVFCLVNNAGVVDQRPFEENTPEIFDNMFRVNVNGAAWCMQGALPSMKAAREGKIINFSSKSGKTGSALMTPYSAAKGAVIALTQSLAYELADCGINVNCVCPGITDATGVWDSVSESYTQNLHMSHDAVAEKFSAKIPLKRLTAISDVVEYVFFLTVSGDYCTGQALNITGGREMH, from the coding sequence ATGGGGATTTCAAGTGATCGAATTGAAGGAAAGGTCTGTGTTGTGACCGGTGCCGCTAAAAGCATAGGCTTGGGCATTGCGCAAAAATATGCACAGGCAGGAGCTAAAACCATTCTTCTGGATATTGACCCGGCGGTGGAAAAAAGCGCCCGGGAGCTTGCGGAACAGGGCTTTTTTGCCAAAGGCATTGTATGCGATATCACCGACCGAATCGCTGTGCTTGCCTTGTTTGAGGAGCTTGCCAGCCTCTATGGCCCGGTGTTTTGCCTTGTCAACAATGCCGGTGTGGTGGATCAGCGGCCCTTTGAGGAAAATACACCCGAAATCTTTGACAACATGTTCCGGGTGAATGTAAACGGTGCGGCATGGTGCATGCAGGGGGCTCTTCCCAGTATGAAGGCGGCCCGAGAGGGTAAGATCATCAACTTTTCTTCCAAATCCGGTAAAACCGGCTCGGCTCTGATGACACCCTACAGTGCGGCTAAGGGGGCGGTGATTGCCCTTACCCAGTCCCTTGCCTATGAGCTGGCGGATTGTGGCATCAATGTCAACTGTGTATGCCCCGGTATCACCGATGCCACCGGCGTTTGGGATAGTGTCAGCGAAAGCTATACCCAGAATCTGCACATGTCTCACGATGCGGTAGCGGAGAAATTTTCCGCTAAGATTCCTCTAAAGAGGCTGACCGCCATCAGCGATGTGGTGGAATATGTGTTTTTCCTGACGGTTTCCGGTGATTACTGCACCGGTCAGGCGCTGAATATTACCGGCGGCCGGGAGATGCACTGA